One stretch of Candidatus Nitrosotenuis cloacae DNA includes these proteins:
- a CDS encoding argonaute/piwi family protein: MKNSSQKKNNRKKKERKRMNSSLQARYIVEPDLVFGNQGEDKDPRIGLKRYGPYFYSDETAPLESIKVGIIGNRTMIDFTCNILRLIQQESVSKKSNKWLYPDYPGMTTITQFKCNIKTSNNWNAILIDDYDLKKIPDIIDPNERINYGVMLYVDKIKQIRANDDIPDVIVCTLPSIVETWCGISEKTRGAKEVRISPRQKEHDELVAKNQKFLTEWGVTFPKPAKEPEKSYDFRNSLKGKVMEFGIPTQILKQSVCERILNYDKIKKAKNQDPSAFSWNFSTALYYKANGKPWRLAKLRTDTCYVGISFFVDKLHPRLEKQISMAQVFTHNGEGLVLRGTEVEIDEHTKEPYLKEEQAKKLLTEAIAKYISKANRKPARVVIHKTSGFSEGEQKGFNDAIYAQGSTIKDFVAIPTRDPGINFLRMGKYPVLRGTLIELDKTNFLLYTTGYSPRIRTYAGFRVPNPLKITHHGDSSKEEIAQEILGLSKLNWNTTSFSTNLPITISFAKEVGNILSELPEDKDVQDHYRFFM, encoded by the coding sequence TTGAAGAATTCAAGCCAGAAGAAGAACAATCGGAAGAAGAAGGAGAGGAAGAGAATGAATTCTAGTCTTCAAGCAAGATACATAGTAGAACCTGACTTGGTATTCGGAAACCAAGGTGAAGACAAAGACCCCAGAATTGGATTGAAAAGATATGGGCCATACTTCTACTCCGATGAAACAGCACCACTAGAGAGCATCAAAGTGGGCATTATTGGAAACCGGACAATGATCGATTTTACGTGCAACATATTGAGGCTAATTCAACAAGAGTCAGTCAGTAAGAAGTCAAACAAATGGCTTTATCCAGACTATCCGGGAATGACCACAATTACTCAGTTCAAGTGCAACATAAAAACCTCAAACAATTGGAATGCCATTCTGATCGATGATTATGATTTGAAAAAAATTCCAGACATTATAGACCCCAACGAAAGAATAAACTACGGAGTCATGCTATATGTAGACAAAATTAAACAGATTCGAGCAAATGACGACATACCTGATGTCATAGTCTGTACACTTCCATCTATTGTTGAAACTTGGTGTGGAATATCTGAAAAGACTCGAGGAGCAAAAGAAGTCAGAATATCGCCTAGACAGAAAGAACATGATGAACTGGTAGCCAAAAATCAAAAGTTTCTGACAGAATGGGGTGTTACCTTTCCGAAACCTGCCAAGGAGCCAGAGAAAAGCTATGACTTTAGGAACTCGTTAAAGGGCAAAGTAATGGAGTTTGGTATACCAACACAAATACTGAAACAAAGTGTGTGTGAAAGAATCTTAAACTATGACAAGATCAAGAAAGCAAAAAATCAGGATCCATCAGCGTTTTCATGGAACTTTAGTACAGCACTTTACTACAAAGCAAATGGGAAGCCATGGAGATTGGCAAAATTAAGAACCGATACATGTTATGTGGGCATTTCATTTTTTGTTGATAAACTTCATCCAAGACTGGAAAAGCAGATTTCCATGGCACAGGTGTTCACCCATAATGGTGAGGGATTAGTACTTAGAGGAACTGAAGTTGAAATTGATGAGCATACTAAAGAACCATACCTCAAAGAAGAGCAAGCAAAAAAGCTTTTGACAGAAGCTATTGCAAAATACATCAGCAAAGCCAACAGAAAACCTGCAAGAGTTGTAATCCACAAAACATCTGGTTTTTCAGAAGGAGAGCAAAAAGGATTCAATGATGCAATTTATGCTCAGGGAAGTACAATCAAAGATTTCGTGGCAATACCAACCAGAGATCCCGGAATAAACTTCCTAAGAATGGGTAAGTACCCAGTTCTTAGAGGCACATTGATAGAATTGGATAAGACAAATTTTCTGCTTTATACTACTGGATATTCACCACGAATTCGTACTTATGCCGGATTCAGAGTTCCCAACCCACTAAAGATAACCCATCATGGAGATTCCAGTAAGGAGGAGATTGCGCAGGAGATACTGGGTTTGTCAAAGCTGAATTGGAACACAACATCCTTCTCAACAAACCTACCAATAACGATAAGTTTTGCGAAGGAAGTTGGGAATATCTTATCAGAACTACCCGAAGATAAAGATGTACAAGACCATTACAGGTTCTTTATGTAG
- a CDS encoding type I restriction-modification system subunit M, protein MSDVVGKLWGFCNTLRHDGINYGDYIEQLTYLLFLKLADEKGLSVPKGYDWNSLKNESGTELLDHYNDVLRTLAKQKGILGEIFAGSLSKFREPVNLKKLINLIDETEWATIDVDLKAQAYEGLLQKFASEQKGAGQYFTPREAIRAVIRCMKPDIRESKEFTIHDPASGTAGFLIGAYEWMMKETKEGAELSREERERLLKRTFSGSEIVLETKRLALMNLYLHEIEADIFFIDSLTEGPHAGKRYDCVLTNPPFGTKGAGEVPIREDFTVRTSNKQLNFVQHVMHILKPGGRAAMVIPDNVLFEENAGRDVRKLLLTDCQLHTILRLPIGTFTPYSPGVKANIIFFRKGLPTEEVWVYDLRTNIEKVNKSHPLTCDYFKDFEKCFHQKPRKGSDRFKKVTKSEIEKRDYNLDISWLKDKSLEDSSNLPDPQDLASEAVTQLETAMDSLNELIVKLGNGNNKM, encoded by the coding sequence ATGTCGGATGTAGTAGGAAAACTCTGGGGATTCTGCAACACTCTCAGACATGATGGGATCAATTATGGGGATTACATCGAGCAGCTTACTTATCTTCTGTTTTTGAAACTTGCAGACGAAAAGGGATTATCTGTTCCAAAGGGATATGATTGGAATTCTCTGAAAAATGAATCTGGTACAGAACTATTAGATCATTATAATGATGTTCTTCGCACTCTGGCAAAACAGAAAGGAATTCTTGGAGAAATCTTTGCCGGATCCCTCTCGAAGTTTAGAGAACCTGTCAATCTGAAAAAACTAATCAACCTTATCGACGAGACAGAATGGGCAACAATCGATGTGGATTTGAAAGCACAAGCATACGAAGGACTTCTTCAGAAATTTGCATCTGAGCAGAAAGGAGCTGGACAGTACTTCACGCCTAGAGAGGCCATTCGTGCCGTTATCAGATGTATGAAACCAGACATACGCGAAAGTAAAGAATTCACCATTCACGACCCCGCTTCCGGCACCGCTGGATTCCTGATTGGTGCATACGAATGGATGATGAAGGAAACGAAAGAGGGTGCTGAACTAAGCAGAGAAGAAAGAGAACGACTTCTGAAAAGGACATTTTCTGGATCAGAAATAGTTCTTGAAACGAAACGTCTTGCTCTAATGAACCTCTATTTACACGAAATAGAAGCTGATATCTTTTTCATTGATTCGTTAACTGAGGGGCCTCATGCTGGAAAACGTTATGACTGCGTTCTGACAAATCCTCCATTTGGAACTAAGGGAGCTGGCGAAGTTCCAATACGTGAAGACTTCACAGTCAGAACATCAAACAAGCAACTTAACTTTGTTCAACATGTCATGCACATACTGAAACCCGGTGGAAGGGCAGCCATGGTGATTCCAGACAATGTATTGTTTGAGGAAAATGCAGGACGGGATGTAAGAAAACTATTGCTAACAGATTGTCAGTTGCACACAATTTTGAGACTGCCTATTGGAACATTTACTCCATATTCTCCGGGGGTAAAAGCAAACATCATTTTCTTCAGAAAGGGCTTACCGACGGAAGAAGTTTGGGTTTATGATCTAAGGACAAATATTGAGAAAGTAAACAAAAGTCATCCACTTACTTGTGATTACTTTAAAGACTTTGAGAAATGTTTCCATCAGAAGCCAAGGAAAGGGAGCGACAGATTCAAGAAAGTCACTAAATCCGAGATAGAGAAAAGGGATTACAATCTTGACATTTCTTGGTTGAAAGACAAATCACTAGAAGACTCTAGTAATTTGCCAGATCCGCAGGATTTAGCAAGTGAGGCTGTAACTCAATTAGAAACTGCGATGGATTCGTTGAACGAGTTAATTGTGAAACTTGGTAACGGGAATAACAAAATGTGA
- a CDS encoding type I restriction-modification enzyme R subunit C-terminal domain-containing protein, translating into MKDPNYMSEKTTRNRLIDVALRASGWTNIVDFEEDKNYDFTAVREYVTENGPADYVLFHNGRAIAAIEAKKLSLGPQNVLVQAERYSKGFNNGPFDFNGHCLPFVYSTNGEVIWFRDLRRKNSRSYKITKFHTPQAMEEMLAKDVDAYESWLDKNPVNIERLRPYQKEAIESIEDSLATSKRKMLLAMATGTGKTFVASALMYRLLKSGFAKRILFLVDRRALAAQAVGALAAFTPEPGLKFDKIYEVYSQRFRKEDLEEGEKYDPKVLPKEYLENPQPKHTFVYVCTIQRMRINLFGREGMFEWEKGDGDEEEDAEKIDIPIHAFDCIIADECHRGYTSTEEGKWRQVLDHFDAIKVGLTATPAAHTKAYFDDVVYRYTIERAIREGFLVDYDIVRVKSDITMKGFFLKPGEEVKIVDPTSGREALDVLEDEREYNATDLERKATAPDRNKKIVEEFAKHALEFEKEHGRFPKTLFFAINDLPHVSHSDMLVNILRDKFNKGDDFVQKITGSATVDRPLQRIREFRNRPEPAIVVTVDMLTTGVDIPKLENIVFVRPVKSRILFEQMMGRGTRIADEINKTHFTVFDAVGVLDYFKQATDFTADPPEKPTRTIREVVDAIYGNRDRAYNTKSLVRRLQRVAKNVSVEGREMFAQLIPDGDIAAFAEELPIKLDKEWAQTMKILRDGSFLDLMENYPRAKQPFIVAETKEDVAVSEYIFRGTDGTEYKPADYIITFEKFVRKNPDKIEALKILLEKPSQFTTKELSDLRKKLSSRPERFTEDNLRKAYHSELADIITIIRHAAEGDPLMTAEEHVERALVVVTKGKKFTQEQQKWLTLIRDHLIKNLVIEQQDFNTIPFSRYGSWKKADVVFEGKLPKLLTEINTAMVQCRM; encoded by the coding sequence ATGAAAGACCCCAATTACATGAGTGAGAAAACCACTCGAAACAGGCTTATTGATGTAGCTTTACGTGCCTCTGGGTGGACTAACATCGTTGATTTCGAAGAGGATAAAAATTACGATTTTACAGCAGTCAGAGAATACGTAACTGAAAATGGGCCAGCAGATTATGTACTCTTTCACAACGGTCGTGCCATTGCTGCTATTGAAGCAAAGAAACTCTCGCTTGGCCCACAAAATGTTTTGGTACAAGCTGAAAGATACTCAAAGGGTTTCAACAACGGGCCGTTTGATTTCAATGGTCATTGTTTGCCATTCGTTTATTCAACAAATGGAGAGGTGATCTGGTTTAGAGATCTCAGAAGAAAAAATAGTCGCTCATACAAGATTACCAAATTCCATACACCGCAAGCAATGGAAGAAATGCTTGCAAAAGATGTCGATGCATACGAATCATGGCTTGACAAAAATCCAGTCAACATTGAAAGACTTCGACCTTACCAAAAAGAAGCAATAGAGTCAATTGAAGATTCTCTCGCCACTAGTAAACGAAAAATGTTGCTTGCGATGGCCACTGGAACTGGGAAGACTTTTGTTGCGTCAGCTCTTATGTATCGCCTTCTGAAATCGGGATTTGCAAAACGGATTTTGTTTTTGGTTGACAGAAGAGCACTTGCTGCACAAGCAGTGGGTGCATTAGCTGCATTTACACCTGAACCGGGACTAAAGTTTGACAAAATCTATGAGGTGTATAGTCAAAGATTCAGGAAAGAGGATCTTGAAGAGGGTGAAAAGTACGATCCCAAAGTTTTACCAAAAGAGTATCTAGAAAACCCACAACCAAAACACACGTTTGTTTACGTTTGCACCATCCAGAGAATGAGAATCAATCTGTTTGGGAGGGAGGGAATGTTTGAGTGGGAAAAGGGAGACGGAGATGAGGAAGAAGATGCTGAAAAAATAGACATTCCGATACATGCATTTGATTGCATAATAGCGGATGAGTGTCACAGGGGCTACACATCTACTGAAGAAGGTAAATGGAGGCAGGTTTTAGACCATTTTGATGCTATCAAAGTTGGATTAACTGCAACTCCAGCAGCCCACACGAAAGCATACTTTGATGATGTGGTTTACAGATATACGATTGAAAGGGCCATAAGAGAAGGATTTCTTGTTGATTACGACATAGTTAGGGTAAAGTCAGATATTACTATGAAAGGATTCTTCCTGAAACCCGGAGAGGAAGTAAAGATAGTCGATCCTACGAGTGGTAGAGAAGCATTAGATGTATTGGAAGACGAAAGAGAGTACAATGCTACAGATTTAGAACGTAAAGCCACTGCTCCAGACAGAAACAAGAAGATTGTTGAAGAATTCGCAAAACACGCTCTTGAATTTGAAAAAGAGCATGGCAGATTTCCAAAAACTTTGTTTTTTGCCATAAACGACTTGCCACACGTATCTCATTCAGACATGCTGGTAAACATTTTACGAGATAAATTCAACAAAGGAGATGACTTTGTTCAGAAGATAACTGGTAGCGCTACGGTTGATAGGCCATTGCAAAGAATCAGAGAATTCAGAAACAGACCAGAGCCAGCAATTGTTGTGACAGTCGACATGTTGACAACAGGAGTCGATATACCCAAACTCGAAAACATTGTTTTTGTTCGACCAGTTAAATCTCGTATCTTATTTGAGCAGATGATGGGAAGAGGAACAAGGATTGCTGATGAAATTAACAAAACTCATTTCACCGTCTTTGATGCTGTAGGCGTTCTAGATTACTTCAAACAGGCAACAGACTTTACTGCTGATCCACCTGAAAAACCAACAAGAACGATCCGTGAAGTTGTAGATGCAATTTATGGAAATAGAGATAGAGCGTATAACACTAAATCTCTTGTGAGAAGACTCCAAAGAGTAGCAAAAAACGTCTCAGTTGAAGGAAGAGAAATGTTTGCACAGTTAATTCCAGATGGCGATATCGCTGCTTTTGCAGAGGAACTACCCATAAAATTGGATAAGGAATGGGCACAAACTATGAAAATTTTGAGAGATGGGAGTTTCCTCGACCTTATGGAGAACTATCCACGTGCAAAACAGCCATTCATTGTTGCAGAAACAAAGGAGGATGTTGCTGTATCTGAGTACATTTTCAGAGGTACAGATGGCACTGAATACAAACCAGCAGATTACATCATCACTTTCGAAAAGTTTGTTAGAAAAAATCCTGATAAGATTGAAGCATTGAAAATACTTCTTGAAAAGCCATCACAATTCACAACAAAGGAGTTATCCGATCTCAGAAAAAAACTCTCAAGTCGTCCAGAGAGATTTACCGAAGATAATCTGAGAAAAGCATATCACAGTGAGCTAGCAGACATAATTACCATCATAAGACACGCTGCTGAAGGCGATCCGTTGATGACTGCTGAAGAACATGTTGAAAGAGCATTAGTTGTAGTTACTAAAGGCAAAAAATTCACTCAAGAACAACAAAAATGGCTAACGCTAATCAGAGATCATCTAATTAAGAATCTCGTAATTGAGCAACAAGACTTCAATACAATTCCATTTTCAAGATATGGATCATGGAAGAAAGCGGATGTAGTATTTGAAGGGAAACTTCCAAAATTGTTAACAGAAATTAACACGGCGATGGTTCAATGTCGGATGTAG
- a CDS encoding restriction endonuclease subunit S, with the protein MNTINTLPSNWAWSKIDEITFVNPKNDYSNVKSNLPVTFVPMAAVDDVSGSIMTPEVMSFEEARKGHTKFLENDVIFARITPCMENGKIAIARNLKNGFGFGSTEFHVIRAKDGILPDYIYHYVRQEKFRNFAAGFMTSTVGQLRVSKDVIENAEIPLAPTKEQKRIISKIEELFKESKSAREVLDKIPTIVKKLRQSILASAFRGELVSQDPNDEPAEKLLEKIKQERRRKWEEELKAKGKDPKKFKYEEPQSIETDELPDLPKDWVWTSVGELYDIIGGGTPSTKVEKYWEGNIPWISSADIYGLYDIRPRRKITHEAIKNSATNLVPSGSIIVVTRVGLGKIAFTKTPICFSQDSQALVGNNSLIDPNYALYYLSKTVQIFKHTHRGTTIAGVTKKQLSELPFPLPPIDEQQRISSKIAELYSFADQIEKSVEEAKKRADKIDQAILAKAFLGELVPQDPNDESASVLLERIKKSKEVEVKKISKRKIRI; encoded by the coding sequence ATGAATACAATAAACACATTACCATCTAATTGGGCGTGGTCTAAGATTGATGAAATAACGTTCGTTAACCCCAAAAACGATTATTCTAATGTTAAATCTAACTTACCTGTTACTTTTGTTCCAATGGCAGCAGTTGATGATGTTAGTGGAAGTATTATGACGCCTGAAGTTATGAGTTTTGAGGAAGCGAGAAAAGGACATACTAAATTTCTTGAAAATGACGTTATTTTCGCTAGAATAACACCATGTATGGAAAATGGAAAAATTGCGATCGCACGTAATCTTAAAAATGGTTTTGGATTTGGTTCTACCGAATTTCACGTTATACGAGCAAAAGATGGAATTCTTCCTGACTACATATATCATTACGTTAGACAAGAGAAGTTCAGAAACTTTGCTGCCGGCTTTATGACGAGCACAGTTGGTCAATTGAGGGTCTCAAAGGATGTTATAGAAAATGCTGAAATTCCATTAGCACCAACAAAAGAACAAAAGCGCATCATCTCAAAAATTGAAGAACTTTTCAAAGAAAGCAAATCTGCACGTGAAGTCCTCGATAAAATTCCCACAATAGTGAAAAAATTGCGGCAGTCTATTTTGGCTTCTGCTTTCCGAGGGGAACTTGTATCACAAGATCCTAACGATGAACCAGCAGAAAAATTACTTGAAAAAATAAAACAGGAAAGACGAAGAAAATGGGAGGAAGAATTAAAGGCGAAAGGGAAAGATCCTAAGAAATTCAAGTATGAAGAACCACAATCAATCGAAACCGATGAACTGCCAGACTTGCCGAAAGATTGGGTTTGGACTAGTGTTGGTGAACTTTATGATATAATCGGTGGAGGCACACCATCGACAAAGGTTGAAAAATATTGGGAAGGAAACATTCCGTGGATTTCAAGTGCAGACATTTATGGTTTGTATGATATCCGACCCAGACGAAAAATTACCCATGAAGCCATTAAAAATTCTGCAACAAATTTGGTTCCATCTGGAAGCATAATTGTAGTGACGAGGGTAGGGTTAGGAAAAATTGCGTTCACTAAAACACCTATTTGTTTTAGTCAAGATTCCCAAGCGCTTGTTGGCAATAATTCTCTTATCGATCCTAATTATGCACTTTATTATTTATCAAAAACAGTACAAATTTTCAAGCATACTCATAGGGGTACAACAATTGCAGGAGTAACTAAAAAACAATTATCAGAGCTACCATTTCCATTACCACCAATTGATGAACAACAGCGAATATCAAGTAAAATTGCAGAACTGTACTCCTTTGCAGATCAAATCGAAAAATCAGTCGAAGAGGCAAAGAAACGGGCTGACAAAATAGACCAAGCAATTTTGGCAAAAGCTTTCCTAGGCGAATTAGTTCCGCAGGATCCCAACGACGAATCAGCATCAGTTCTTCTAGAGAGAATCAAAAAATCGAAAGAAGTAGAAGTTAAGAAAATTTCAAAGCGAAAAATAAGGATTTAA
- a CDS encoding helix-turn-helix domain-containing protein yields the protein MKKDGVIINDELSDPLGDNVIDFLLSQSKETPFHDFKSTLDIGKNSTDFPKIIKDIFAFTNAGGGFLVLGVKPNDHVDKEIKGSFIKTGLPENFEIESASLQEKINSYMDKPLEILYAPFEREVNGEKRKFALIYIPPSFKIMTPIKDGVYNIDGKEKKAFTKEQILIRRGTQSVPASQYEIYRMNKRLEDENYRLSLLTGEPDKVEETLLSNLFEVKKLPKFVYIGTAKFKNGLELQGWLDKEYPDARYFFFRVRHHEDKIVSFQNLENTSNFHHHLVYPDEIKKEPIENWLDSGPKERIITSLLNKEVAGKGKEQEMRYFVKHKKLFYHTVNDERKVSWPSRYKGVSSRIVAKKIWAEQLGRSVFWHAAIQPTFTRLNDKFYLKIALTSIITEDGKKVSTGMKEGTVITRKSFNTFNNQYLNNILFWINKLGDGTDIKISDDLVISVNPVETKLDTGISWDIPTSTIKEFIEEFKPEEEQSEEEGEEENEF from the coding sequence CTTAGATATTGGAAAAAATTCCACAGACTTTCCAAAGATAATAAAAGATATTTTCGCATTTACGAATGCTGGGGGAGGTTTCCTCGTTCTCGGAGTCAAACCAAACGATCATGTAGATAAAGAGATCAAAGGTAGTTTCATCAAAACTGGACTTCCCGAGAATTTTGAAATTGAATCGGCATCACTTCAAGAAAAAATAAACTCGTATATGGATAAACCACTCGAGATACTCTATGCCCCATTTGAAAGAGAAGTGAATGGAGAAAAAAGAAAATTTGCGTTGATTTACATTCCACCATCCTTCAAGATTATGACTCCAATAAAGGATGGTGTTTACAACATCGACGGTAAAGAAAAAAAGGCGTTCACAAAAGAACAAATTTTAATCAGAAGGGGGACGCAGAGCGTCCCAGCTTCACAGTACGAGATATATCGAATGAACAAGAGGCTAGAAGATGAGAACTATAGATTATCTCTTTTGACAGGTGAGCCGGATAAAGTAGAAGAAACTCTTCTCAGCAATTTGTTTGAAGTAAAGAAACTACCCAAATTTGTTTACATTGGAACGGCTAAATTCAAAAATGGGTTGGAGTTGCAGGGATGGTTAGATAAAGAATATCCGGATGCCAGATACTTTTTCTTTAGAGTTAGACACCACGAAGACAAGATAGTTTCATTCCAGAACTTGGAAAATACTAGCAATTTTCACCATCATCTAGTTTATCCAGATGAGATAAAGAAGGAACCAATCGAAAATTGGTTGGATTCTGGGCCGAAAGAACGCATCATAACTTCTCTGTTAAACAAAGAAGTTGCTGGAAAGGGAAAAGAGCAAGAGATGAGATATTTTGTAAAACACAAGAAATTGTTTTATCATACAGTCAACGACGAACGCAAAGTGTCGTGGCCTTCCAGATACAAGGGGGTTTCAAGTAGAATTGTTGCCAAAAAGATTTGGGCGGAACAGCTTGGTCGCTCGGTGTTTTGGCACGCTGCGATACAGCCCACATTTACTAGACTTAACGATAAATTTTACCTGAAAATTGCACTTACATCCATAATTACTGAAGATGGGAAAAAAGTTTCAACTGGAATGAAAGAAGGCACGGTAATAACACGCAAATCTTTCAATACATTCAACAATCAGTATCTCAACAACATTTTGTTCTGGATAAATAAGTTAGGAGACGGAACTGACATAAAGATTTCAGATGATTTGGTAATTTCAGTAAATCCTGTTGAAACCAAATTAGATACGGGGATTTCTTGGGATATCCCCACATCTACCATAAAGGAGTTCATTGAAGAATTCAAGCCAGAAGAAGAACAATCGGAAGAAGAAGGAGAGGAAGAGAATGAATTCTAG